Part of the Methanobrevibacter sp. genome is shown below.
AATAAGAATTTGAAGATTAGGATTTATCCATCTAAGGCGGATAAAAACGATAAAGGAGATAAAATCGTTAGTATGGCTAAGATTGACTCTAATATGGCTCATGTCCGTTTTGTTTGGAATAAATTATTAGAATTCGTTAACTATTTCACAAATCTATTAACACAAAACGGCTACCAAAAACATTTTAAAATCTATCAAAATGAATTTAACATGCTTTTAAATTGGCTAAAAGAAGAAAACAATTTTCTTAAAAAATCTGAGTCATCTAGTCTACAGCAGATTTATAAAGACCTCATTATTGCTTTTAAGAGATTTTTCCAGTATGATTTGAAATCGGGTTATCCAAGATTTAAATCACGAAAAAATCCCAGGGATTCATTTAGAATAATGAACAATAACAATAATATTCGAATTCAAAAGGACAAGTACGGATTTGATAAATTAAACTTGGCCAAACATGGACTAGTCAAATTCAAAACCAGCAAAAAATATAAAGAGTATTTACGACGTGGAAGTGACCCTAATGACCCAACAGTCAAAATAAAACATGCAACAATTAAAAAAGAACATGATCACTATTATGCAATCGTTAACATCGAATGCATATGCATTCCAGTTGAAAAAAACACTCTCTCTGAGAAAATTGGAATTGATATCGGATGTGGAAAACTAGCAGTTCTTTCCAACAAACAAGAGATAACCAATCTTGATTTAAGCAAAGAAACTACTAAAATTATCCACTACCAAAAAACAATGAGTTACAGCAAAAAAGACTCTATCAGATACCATGAAGCGCATCGACTATACAGAAAATGGATGACCAAACTAATAAACAAAAGAGATGACTACTATGACAAAATGACAATACAAATCGTTAAAAACAGTAGTCTTGTTGTTGTTCAAAATGAAAACATCATAGCATGGAAACACAACAAACATTTAAGTCGAAAACTACAGATTAATGCTCCACGAATATTCATGGACAAATTAGAGTATAAATGCAACTGGAATGACACAACTTTCATAAAAGTTCCCCAGGATTTTCCATCCACACAAATCTGCAGCCAATGTGGCACAAAAAACCCAAAAATAAGTGGAATCGGACAATTAGATATAAGAAATTGGAAATGTCCAGATTGTGGATATGTTCATGATAGGGACTTGAATGCCAGTATAAACATCCTTAACAAGGGTTTAGAAATCGTCGGGACGACGGTGCAGTAAAATTTCCTAAAAAACATAATGTATGTTTTTTTTAGGTTTGCGAATCCCCGCCTTCTCAAAAGGTGGGGAGGTTCAATAATCATTTCAAAATATTGTAAATTAAATAGTAACTTTTTTTTAAACGTAAATAACATAATATAAGTTATATTATCATTAAGGAGAAATGGTTCATGAAGAGAGTTAAAATATTGATTGTCTTAATCTTTTTATTCATATCGATTAGTGCTGTTTCAGCTGAAGGAAACTTCACAGCACTTCAAGATGATATTGATTCAAGTACAGATGGCATGGACATAAATCAAGATTATGTTTATGATAATTCGAGTGATTATAAATTGAATAGTGGAATTTTAATAAATAAAAGCGATTTTACAATTAATGGTAATGGCCATACCATTGACGGATCCAATCAGGCCAGAATTTTTGATATTAGTGGAAATAACATTACAATTTCCAATCTTATTTTTATCAATGGAAATATAGATGGAAATCTGGGTGGGGCATTACATTCTTCCGGATTAATTACTTTAAACAATGTGACTTTTAAAAACAACAATGCAAATTGTGGTGGAGCAATATCTGCATCTGGTCAATGTATAATAAACAATGCAATATTTACCAATAACACGGCTCCTGAAGATGGAGGAGCAATAATGGCATGGGATAAACTCACGGTAAACCACGCAACCTTCACAGACAACATTGCATCAACATCCGGCGGGGCAATATATGTAATGGGAGAAACCACCATAAACAACACGGTATTTGCCAGCAACCAAGCGGACTTCGGTGGAGCAATAAACACATGGACCACTACCATAATAGATAACACAACATTTAAATATAACAGAGGAGAATATGGTGGAGCAGTATACGGGGCAGGAAAAAGCACAATAAACAATGCAATATTTGCCAGCAATACTGCCTCTGAAGATGGAGGGGCAATAAGTTCAAGAGACGAAACCTCAATAAACAATGTAGTGTTTAGCAATAACACTGCACCCCGCGGAGGAGCAATATTTACAAATGGAAATTCAAACCAAATAAATTGTACATTTGAAAATAACTCTGCAAAAAATGGAGGGGCAGTTTATTTTAACAAGGGAATCAAAAATAACCAGATTAACAGTATATTTAATGGAAACAGTGCTACAAGAGCAGGTGGAGCAATATATATAAAGGAAACTGCAATCAATAATACAATTGCATCAGAATTTAACAACAATATTGCAAAAGAAGCAAGCGGAGGAGGAATATTCTTCTACAAAACCGCAGAAAACAATAAAATTGAAAGCATTTTCACAAACAACATAGCCGCTTATGGGGCAGGAATGTTTTTTTATAGTGAATCAAACAACAACACGTTCAAAAGCGATTTCAAAAACAATACTGCAAGATCCTGTGCCGGAGCAATATTCTTTTATGGCAAAACAGACTACAATACATTCAAAGGCAAGTACATAAATAATTCAGCCAACGGTTTGATAGATGTAAATAACGGTAACGGCGGTGCGATAACCTTCAAAAACACTTCAAAAAACAGTGAATTCGACTGCGATTTCATCAACAACACCGCAAGACTATTTGGCGGAGCAGTGAATTATAGGACAACCCCATACAACATAACATTCAAAGGCAATTTCATCGCCAACAGTGCAGATACCGGAGGAGGACTTAGTTTCTTCAATGAATTTGAAAACGTAAGCTTCAACTGTAACTTTATTGCCAACAATGCAACGAAAGGTGGGGGAATGGCCATCAATAAAGAAAACAATATGAACACTATTTCAAACCAGATGCCTGCTGTAGCGAACTGTAATTTCACAAACAACAATGCAACGGAAGGTGGAGCAATCTATTTTAAAGATAATGGAATAGTAAAAGACTGTAATTTCGCACATAATCATGCAGAAAGCGGAGGAGCTATTGTAGCTTTGGAATTGTACTGTGAAAATTCAAATTTCGAGAATAATACAGCCACAAGTGGTGGAGCAGTATATGCTGCAGGAAAAAGCACAATAAACAATGCAATATTTACCAGCAATACTGCCTCTAAAGAGGGTGGTGCAATTTACTGGTACGGAGATAATGGAACAGTAAACAACTGTGACTTTGCCAACAACAAAGCAACACAAAGAGGTGGTGCAATTTACTGGTATGGAGTTAATGGAACAGTAAACAACTCCAATTTCACAAACAACGCAGTAGCAAAATATAGTGGCAGTGCAATCCAATGGGACGTCCATGCTGTTAATGGAACAATAAATAACTGTAATTTCACCAACAATTCAGGAGCGCAAAAGGGCGGTGCAATCTACTGGTATGGAGTTAATGGAACAATAAGCAACTCCAATTTCATAAACAATGCTGCAATTTATGGCGGCGCAATCTATTGGGAGGATAATGCTTTTTATGGTACTGTAAATAATTGCAATTTCATTAGCAATGCTGGAAACGACGGCGGTGCAATCTACTGGTATGGGGCTAATGGAGGAATGAACAACTGTAACTTCACCAACAACGCAGGAGACAATGGCGGTGCAATCAACTGGCAAAGAACCTATGGGATGGTAAGTAAATCCAACTTCATAAACAACACAGCAGACAATGGCGGTGCAATCTACTGGGAAGGATCAAACGGAACAGAAAACAGCTGTAATTTCACCAGTAACTCAGCAGACAATGGCGGTGCTGTCTACTGGTACGGATATAATGGAACAATAATCAGATCTAACTTCGCCGACAACAAAGCAACACAAAATGGTGGTGCAATCGCCATTGCCGGTGACGCAGCCAAAATCGATAATGCTAAATTGATTAACAGCACTGCTGCAGAATCCGGTGGTGCGATTTATGTTGGGGCTAAGGATAGTGTTATTTCAAATTCTGAATTGTCAGCCAACAGTGCTTCCGACGGCACTGACAATGTTGCGATTGGAGTGGGCGCTGAAGGTTTCCTAATAGATAATGTAACAACAGACAAGGGCAATGTCATATCTTTTGTAACTGAAATCAATGCTACCAGTGCGGGGGATGTTTACCAGGGCGGTGATCCTGTTGTCATCAACGTCAAAACCAATGCCAAGGAGGGCAATGTATCCATAACGTTAAAAGGCAAAACTTACAATGGCGCTGTTAATGATGGTGCTGCAACTATCAGCATTCCTGATTTGGCTGCCGGAACCTATGATGTTGCTGTTGGTTATCATGATGCTTCCGGCAATTATGGTGATGCCAGTGACAATGTAACTTTCACTGTTAAAGAAAGTCAAGCAAAAATCATTAACAAGGATATCAAGAAGGATTATAACAGCAACTATATGTATAAGATTAGAATCATTGGTGTTGATGGCAAACCTGTTAGCGGAGAAAAAATCAAGATTTCCATAAACGGCAAGGTTAAAACTTATAGAACTGACTCTAATGGTTATATCACTATCAAACTCGATAAAACCTATACTCCGAGTAAATACACTGTCAAACTTTCATATAAAGGTGTGGCCAGTAAACATGTAATCACTGTTAAGCAGATTCTTAAGAGTAAGAATGTTGTCAATATTAAAAAGAATGCCAAGAAAGCAGTCATTAAAGCTGAACTTAAATCCAGTAACGGTAAAGCGATTAAAGGCAAGAAAATAACATTCAAGGTTAACGGCAAAACTTACAGTGCAAAAACCAATAAGAAAGGCATTGCTGAGATTACTCTTAAAAATAATGTGATTAAGAAACTCAAGGCCGGTAAAACTTATACGGTTAAAGTCACTTACTTGAAGGACACAATCAAAACCAAGCTGAAAGTTAAAAAATAAGGGAGATATTTTTCTCTCTTTTTTTTAAGAAAATGTCTTAATGCATTTTTTTCCGAATTGTATTCATTGGTATTCAATGGCTTGCCAGGCTATATCAAAGTTTTTCTCAAGAATGGCTTCCGTATTATCATTGGCGAAAGTTAACCAAAAACTTTGAATTCCCATATACATAGTAAGCAATGATTCGACAATGTTTTTAGTTGGGAAGTCTTTTCTGATTTCATTTTGCTTTTTGCCGTCTTCGACAAGGCCAGTTAAAAATATTCTAATATCTTCTCCCGTTTGTGCAATTATGCTGTAAACCTCATCTTCGGCATAGCCTGTTGCGGTTAAAAGAAATATTACACTTCTATAATTGATTTTTTCATTGATGCTTTCAATTTCCACGCCGTTTATGAAGTGATGTAAAATATAAAGCAATGTGTCATGGATTTTCTTTCTTGAAGGGCCTTCAAGGTTGATTTCATCAAAATCGATTTTAATATAATTTATTATATATTTTTGCAAAATTGCTTCAAATATGGCGCTTTTATCTGGAAAATGGTAATATATGCCTCCGGTTGTCAATTCTGTAGAATTTCGAATTTCACTGATTGAAATATCAATTGTGCCTTTATCCAATATTAATTTCAGTGTTTTTTCAAGAATTAAGTCTTTAGTGTTCATCTAACCACAGTATGTTTTTTAGTTAATTAATTATTCTCTGAATTTTATCTTTTCCCATTCCAAATCGAAATTATCTTCAAAGGCTTGAATCATATCATCAATCCAATATATTTCCCATTTATATTGAATTCCCAGATACCTGATAATTAATGCCTCTACAATGTCTTCGGTTGATAAGTCCTGCCGGATTTCGCTGTTTTTTTGACCTTCCTCAACAATTTCTGCAAAAAAGTCTTCAAATTCTTTTAGGATTCCTTGGCAAAACTCTATGGAATTTTCATAACTATATCCGTTTGGGGTTAAAATCATCAATATGGCCCTGTAGTCTATTTCATCTTCAATAGTTTCAATCTCGATTCCGCTTTGCTTTTGCTTAAAGATTTCAACCATGACATCGTGGATTTTCTCTTTTGCATTTCCTTTTATTTGGGTGAGTTTGTCCATATCGAATTTGATATAGTTTATAAGGTATCTTTCAATAATTTCATCATATATCTGTTCCTTGCTTGAAAAATAGTAGTATATTCCACCGGTAGCAATACCAGTTGCATCACTGATTTCCCTAACTGAAACGAGGGAGTTTTGCTTTTCAATCATTAATTTTAAAGTCTTTTCTAAAATTAACTCCTTGGTGTCCATACATTTACTATATTTATATTTCATTATTATTAAATGATATAGAGAACGAATGTTCTGTTTGTGAAAAATAAGAACAAACGTTCTGTTATATTGGAAAATAATAACTGATTTTGTAGTTTTTGCCCATTAAACATCATAATCTTTATAAAACAATTAAAGAAAAAATATTAATAAGAAAAATATTGGACATCTCAATCAATATTATTTCTAATATTTTCTTTAATTGCATATACGATGAGGTATTTTAAAATGAAGAAAAAAACGATAGGGATATTGCTGATAATGTCTCTTGTGATGATTATGTGTATCGGTGCAATTTCTGCGGCCGATACAAATGATACGTTGCAGGCACAAATCAGCGATACGGATACTGCAACGGAAGCCGTTGCTTTAGAAGATAATGTCACTTCGCTTGAAAGTGAAGCGGGCAGTGATGTTGAAATTAATGCAAATGATAATTCGGATGAAATATCCGATGGGAAAGTAAAGGCAGGTGCTTCTTCTAATGCAGGTGAAGAGGTGCTTTCCGCTTCAGATGATGATTTGCTTGGAGAAAACCCAAACTTTTATTATGCGGGCAAATGGTACGGAGATTTGGATGATGCCGTTGATGATGCCTGCGATAATAATGGGGGAACAATATATCTTAAAGCAAGAGCATGGGGTTACGATTCAGCTGAACGGGAAATTACAATTAGTGATGGAGTATGGTTAACATTCCAGCCTTATAATTCAGGTGATGAAGTTATTTTTGACGGCCAAAAGAATACATATTGGTTTTTTAAGATAGACGATAAAGATGCACATATCACTTTCAATGACATAACCTTTAGAAATGGAGGGGACGGATCTTTAGCTAGTGATG
Proteins encoded:
- a CDS encoding S-layer family protein, which gives rise to MKRVKILIVLIFLFISISAVSAEGNFTALQDDIDSSTDGMDINQDYVYDNSSDYKLNSGILINKSDFTINGNGHTIDGSNQARIFDISGNNITISNLIFINGNIDGNLGGALHSSGLITLNNVTFKNNNANCGGAISASGQCIINNAIFTNNTAPEDGGAIMAWDKLTVNHATFTDNIASTSGGAIYVMGETTINNTVFASNQADFGGAINTWTTTIIDNTTFKYNRGEYGGAVYGAGKSTINNAIFASNTASEDGGAISSRDETSINNVVFSNNTAPRGGAIFTNGNSNQINCTFENNSAKNGGAVYFNKGIKNNQINSIFNGNSATRAGGAIYIKETAINNTIASEFNNNIAKEASGGGIFFYKTAENNKIESIFTNNIAAYGAGMFFYSESNNNTFKSDFKNNTARSCAGAIFFYGKTDYNTFKGKYINNSANGLIDVNNGNGGAITFKNTSKNSEFDCDFINNTARLFGGAVNYRTTPYNITFKGNFIANSADTGGGLSFFNEFENVSFNCNFIANNATKGGGMAINKENNMNTISNQMPAVANCNFTNNNATEGGAIYFKDNGIVKDCNFAHNHAESGGAIVALELYCENSNFENNTATSGGAVYAAGKSTINNAIFTSNTASKEGGAIYWYGDNGTVNNCDFANNKATQRGGAIYWYGVNGTVNNSNFTNNAVAKYSGSAIQWDVHAVNGTINNCNFTNNSGAQKGGAIYWYGVNGTISNSNFINNAAIYGGAIYWEDNAFYGTVNNCNFISNAGNDGGAIYWYGANGGMNNCNFTNNAGDNGGAINWQRTYGMVSKSNFINNTADNGGAIYWEGSNGTENSCNFTSNSADNGGAVYWYGYNGTIIRSNFADNKATQNGGAIAIAGDAAKIDNAKLINSTAAESGGAIYVGAKDSVISNSELSANSASDGTDNVAIGVGAEGFLIDNVTTDKGNVISFVTEINATSAGDVYQGGDPVVINVKTNAKEGNVSITLKGKTYNGAVNDGAATISIPDLAAGTYDVAVGYHDASGNYGDASDNVTFTVKESQAKIINKDIKKDYNSNYMYKIRIIGVDGKPVSGEKIKISINGKVKTYRTDSNGYITIKLDKTYTPSKYTVKLSYKGVASKHVITVKQILKSKNVVNIKKNAKKAVIKAELKSSNGKAIKGKKITFKVNGKTYSAKTNKKGIAEITLKNNVIKKLKAGKTYTVKVTYLKDTIKTKLKVKK
- a CDS encoding transposase, which translates into the protein NKNLKIRIYPSKADKNDKGDKIVSMAKIDSNMAHVRFVWNKLLEFVNYFTNLLTQNGYQKHFKIYQNEFNMLLNWLKEENNFLKKSESSSLQQIYKDLIIAFKRFFQYDLKSGYPRFKSRKNPRDSFRIMNNNNNIRIQKDKYGFDKLNLAKHGLVKFKTSKKYKEYLRRGSDPNDPTVKIKHATIKKEHDHYYAIVNIECICIPVEKNTLSEKIGIDIGCGKLAVLSNKQEITNLDLSKETTKIIHYQKTMSYSKKDSIRYHEAHRLYRKWMTKLINKRDDYYDKMTIQIVKNSSLVVVQNENIIAWKHNKHLSRKLQINAPRIFMDKLEYKCNWNDTTFIKVPQDFPSTQICSQCGTKNPKISGIGQLDIRNWKCPDCGYVHDRDLNASINILNKGLEIVGTTVQ
- a CDS encoding TetR/AcrR family transcriptional regulator, which translates into the protein MKYKYSKCMDTKELILEKTLKLMIEKQNSLVSVREISDATGIATGGIYYYFSSKEQIYDEIIERYLINYIKFDMDKLTQIKGNAKEKIHDVMVEIFKQKQSGIEIETIEDEIDYRAILMILTPNGYSYENSIEFCQGILKEFEDFFAEIVEEGQKNSEIRQDLSTEDIVEALIIRYLGIQYKWEIYWIDDMIQAFEDNFDLEWEKIKFRE
- a CDS encoding TetR/AcrR family transcriptional regulator, with amino-acid sequence MNTKDLILEKTLKLILDKGTIDISISEIRNSTELTTGGIYYHFPDKSAIFEAILQKYIINYIKIDFDEINLEGPSRKKIHDTLLYILHHFINGVEIESINEKINYRSVIFLLTATGYAEDEVYSIIAQTGEDIRIFLTGLVEDGKKQNEIRKDFPTKNIVESLLTMYMGIQSFWLTFANDNTEAILEKNFDIAWQAIEYQ